The Aeoliella mucimassa genome includes the window GTGTTGGTTATAATCGGCCAGAGCGGGACCCTTCCATTCTCGCTGGAATTTTCTGTAGTCGATGAATCTTGGCGGAATCGGCTCCCCGACGGCCAGTCGGGTCTCTCTCTGGAACAGATATGGATTAAACGATGAATTCGTGGATGTGGTCGTACGTCGGGCGAGCCAGCTCGCTCAGTCTGCTCGTGCTAGCGTTGCTCATTCCGGTGGTCGGCTGCTTCGAGCGCCCCACGTCCAACGCGCCAGCCGCGAAGGAGTCGGCCGACAGCGACTCGGGCAACGAGACCGAGAACAACGAAGTGTTCGAGGAACTGGTGAAATACGATCCTCCCTCGCTGGATGAGATCGACGCTTCGGCCAACTGGGTCGACCGACCACTCAAGGAAGTTCGTGATCCGCTCGTCGAACGGCTAAAGGACAGTCCTCCCTTGGTGCCAGCAGAAGAAGCGATGTCGCTCAAAAACGACTCGCCAGAGGCCAACGACAAAATATACAGCGTTATGCGACAATTGCCCGAGAGCGACGAGCAAGTCGATGCTGATGCGACGTGGGTGCATTTCTTAAACGGCGATCTCAAAAGCCTGAATCCGTTGATGATCAGCGCTTCGGTCGAGATGGAACTCTTGGATCTGACGGGAGTCGCACTCATTGGTTTCGATGCCGATTTCAATTGGTTTGGTTTGAAGTCAACCATCAAGTCTTGGCAAACCAGCGAAGACCAAATGATGGATAAGTTTGTGCTGCGAGACGATCTCTATTGGTCGGATGGCGAGCCGGTTACGGCCCACGACTTTGTCTTCTCGTTCCAAACGATCATGAATCCCAAGGTGACGATTCCGGCAGTACGATCGAGTACCCAGAAACTCAAGTGGGTCGAAGCCTACGATGACCACACGTTGGTGTTCTTTCACAAGAAGCCACTGGCATCGAACAGCGGTAACATCTCCTATCCAGTTGTGCCTGAGCACATCTACAAGGATAGCCTTGCTGATGACTATACGATGGAGAATAGCAAGTACCATCAACAGTTTATCAATAAGCCGCTCACTTGTGGCCCTTATGAGTACAAGTCGCGTGCACGAGGTCAGAACATTATTCTTACCCGTCGAGATGACTACTGGCAAAAAGATGGCAAGCAGATTCGTGAAAAGCCGTATTTCAAAGAGATACGCTGCGAAGTGATCACCGATCCCAATACGGCTCTGCTGACACTTAAAACGGGCGACATTGACGATTGTCGCCTGAATGCCGAGCAATGGCTCACACAAACAGATAACGCGGACTTCTACGAGAAGAACACCAAAGTGCGTGGTATGGAGTGGACCGAGTTCCATATTGTGTGGAATGTCAAGCGGCCCTACTTCGAAGACAAGAACGTGCGCAAGGCCATGGCTTTCGCTTTCGATCATCAAGAAATGCTTTCAAGCATTCACTACAACTTGGCACCGGCAGGTTTGGGGGCATTTCATCCGACCGGATGGATGGCGTCTGACAAGCCAAAGGCCTACGAGCGAAATCTCGACGCCGCGGAAGACCTGCTCGACGAAGCAGGTTGGGACGATAGCGATGGCGATGGCATTCGCGATAAGGAAGTTAACGGGCGACTCATTCCATTCCGATTTACCTTGCTCAGTTCCACGACACCAAATTCAATCAAGATCTGCACCCAGATGAAGTCGAATCTCGACCAGATTGGAATCCAGGTTGATGTGAAACCAATGGAGTTCACCGTATTGCAGGATAAATCGCTCAAGCATCAGTTCGACGCGATGATTGCGGGATGGGGATCGGGTGCCGATCCATCGACACTGGAGAATGTCTTTGGAACAGGTGGGGGACGTAACTATGGAGAGTATTCCAACACGCGTGTGGATAAACTGTTCGAACAAGGCGAGTTGGAGTTCGACCGCGAAAAACGAGCCGAGTACTACTCGGAGATCCACGAGATTCTCTGGGATGATCAGCCTTACTTGTGGTTGTTCTACCGTCCCACGTTGTATGGTCTGAATAAAGAGATTCGAGGTTTTAACTTCAGCCCCCGCGATCCCTTCGGCGTCAGCCCAGGTATCCACGGCATTTGGAAAATGAATTAACCGCGAGCAACACAGCGATCCACCTCTCCGACAACTATGATTAATTATCTCATTCGTCGTTTGCTCATTGGTGCAGTTACCTTGGTGTTAATCACCTTTTTGGTTTACGCGCTAATTCGCAATATGCCCGGCACACCACTCACGGTGGTTCAGGCGGCGGCCGATCCGAGCATGCAGCTCAGCGAAGCCGATATGAAACGCTTAGAGAGAGCCTACGGACTCGATAAGCCTTGGCCGCTTGGTTACATGGAGTGGGCAGGCAAGGCAATGTGGCTCGATCTGGGCAATAGTCTCTCACGCAAGGAACCGGTAGTTCGGTTGATTCGTCAGCGGGTGGGAGCCACGCTGGTGCTGACTGTATCGTCTTTGATTTTGAGCTATTTGCTTTCGATTCCTTTAGGGCTGTGGTCCACGGCCAGAAGCAATACCACGGCGGAACGTAGCGTGAGTTTGTTGCTTTACATGCTGTACTCGCTACCTTCGTTCGTGGCCGCACTCTACTTGCAAATTCTGTTTGCGGTGAAGCTGGAGATCTTGCCACTGCGCGGGATTGTCTCAATGGACTACGCCGAAATGACAACGTTTGGCAAAGTGTGGGACATCTTCCTGCACTCACTGTTGCCAATCGTTTGCTTTACCTACGGTTCGCTGGCTTACTATTCGCGGTTCATCAAGTCGAACATGCAGGAAGTGATTCGCCAGGATTACATCCGTACTGCGAAAGCAAAAGGCTTGAGCGAGTGGGCGGTGCTGGTGAAGCATGCCTTCCGCAACACGATGATCCCGCTGGTAACTCTGGTAGGCTTGACGCTTCCCAGCTTGCTGGGGGGAGCCATTATTCTGGAAATGATTTTCGACTGGCCCGGCATGGGCCGA containing:
- a CDS encoding ABC transporter permease; amino-acid sequence: MINYLIRRLLIGAVTLVLITFLVYALIRNMPGTPLTVVQAAADPSMQLSEADMKRLERAYGLDKPWPLGYMEWAGKAMWLDLGNSLSRKEPVVRLIRQRVGATLVLTVSSLILSYLLSIPLGLWSTARSNTTAERSVSLLLYMLYSLPSFVAALYLQILFAVKLEILPLRGIVSMDYAEMTTFGKVWDIFLHSLLPIVCFTYGSLAYYSRFIKSNMQEVIRQDYIRTAKAKGLSEWAVLVKHAFRNTMIPLVTLVGLTLPSLLGGAIILEMIFDWPGMGRLFFESLSERDYPTIMGLTLMFSVLTLVGQLLADVLYSVVDPRVTYN
- a CDS encoding ABC transporter substrate-binding protein, which gives rise to MNSWMWSYVGRASSLSLLVLALLIPVVGCFERPTSNAPAAKESADSDSGNETENNEVFEELVKYDPPSLDEIDASANWVDRPLKEVRDPLVERLKDSPPLVPAEEAMSLKNDSPEANDKIYSVMRQLPESDEQVDADATWVHFLNGDLKSLNPLMISASVEMELLDLTGVALIGFDADFNWFGLKSTIKSWQTSEDQMMDKFVLRDDLYWSDGEPVTAHDFVFSFQTIMNPKVTIPAVRSSTQKLKWVEAYDDHTLVFFHKKPLASNSGNISYPVVPEHIYKDSLADDYTMENSKYHQQFINKPLTCGPYEYKSRARGQNIILTRRDDYWQKDGKQIREKPYFKEIRCEVITDPNTALLTLKTGDIDDCRLNAEQWLTQTDNADFYEKNTKVRGMEWTEFHIVWNVKRPYFEDKNVRKAMAFAFDHQEMLSSIHYNLAPAGLGAFHPTGWMASDKPKAYERNLDAAEDLLDEAGWDDSDGDGIRDKEVNGRLIPFRFTLLSSTTPNSIKICTQMKSNLDQIGIQVDVKPMEFTVLQDKSLKHQFDAMIAGWGSGADPSTLENVFGTGGGRNYGEYSNTRVDKLFEQGELEFDREKRAEYYSEIHEILWDDQPYLWLFYRPTLYGLNKEIRGFNFSPRDPFGVSPGIHGIWKMN